GAGTCCAGTCAAAACTCAAGTTTCCAAGTTATTTTTTGCCATTTTATCTTCCTTTCCCCCCTACCCACTCTTTTTGTCTTGGCACCTGCAATGGTGACTCTTTCAATCCCCTGTGCCATGCTTTCGAAGGGTAATCCTTGTACCTGTCATGATATATAGTTTGTGGAGTTTCAAACACTGAAAAACACTAAGATCTGGATTAAACAAGAGGCAAGGTTGATTCTTTTCTGATTGCggttttttttgatagaatgatttgagggtcttttaatgttataaatatttaatgtattcaaaaaaataataaaaacatgaCTCGCGTTAATTAAGTTTGACTTGTTTGGATCACTAAGTATTTAAGGAAGATGGGTCGAGTAAGTTTAAACCATTTAACTATCAAAATCTAACCACTTATTAAGCAGTTTCATGGTTTCAATATATATAGCtcgattcgatttgattttgatatccTTAACTATAGGTGGCATGACAATGACGAAGATGATCACGACCATGACCATGATGACAACGATATCGTTATTCACCCACTGTTCATATTCAAAACTATCTAGTTTTGGGTTCGCAAATTGGATGAGAGTTACCAAAAGTGGATCCAAATGAAAAGCATTGGCGCtagtgttttggttttttggaaAGTAGCTGTTCAATTTCACTCCCTGCCCAAGAATTTCTTGAATGCAAGGGGAACTCCATCTATTTTACCGATGACAACCCTATGAACCACCACCATATGATTATCTCGACATCGGGTATTCAATTACGAGTCTCTGTGTAGAATCATTTCTTGAGTCGTCGTCCCTTCCTATTTTGACTAGCATCTTTTGGATTACACCTGAACATGTTGGAAGTGTGTACCATCTACTTCATATATAAATTGTTTAATATTTGAATAATTtacatatttaaattttatcAAAACAATCTATCGGCATTCTTAGGATATGAGTGCATTATTATTCTCAAccccaaaacttttttttttttggtaatgaaaaatgatactccatgatagtgatcatagctGGTACGGTAAACAATGCTTCAACGGTAATGGGTTGAGGATATCAAGTTCCTTTTATATTTATCCTCAAGTTCAAACTAAAAAATATTTACAACTAGAGACCATGGTTCCAAGTATCAGCATCATTATTATTGATGAGTCTGGTCAAGACCTTCACAGCAGGATTTGGATCCTCACCAACACCATGAGGTGCTAAAGAGGTACCAGCGAGGAGAGACACACACAAAACAGGAGAGAGGACCCTCACTGGCGcaggagaggatccaaatcacATCCTTCTTTGGGAAATCTATTTTGAGACTTCAAACTTTATAACAGAGACAGTTGTTAAACAGCAAAAACTTAAAATGATGATCGTGATTGTCAATTCACCGAGGCTAATGAACCTTCTCCACAGCTAGATCTATTATGCATATATGGCTGAAATTATAGGCTATTGTAAACCATCAGAATTTAGATGGTGAAGGCCCCACCAAATACCGACATAGTCACATAGGTAAAAAGAGAACCCCAGATTGAGGCAGAAGCAATTCAATTTTACAATACCAAGTCTAATTAATCCAGTCAATTCTGTATTACATCATTATATATCATAGTTCCAGAAGCATAGTGAAGCAGAGAACACTGACTTTTGACCATCTACTTTCTCTTCTCTGGCCCAAGAGAAAAATGCACCTTCGACATCAGACCTGTAATTCAGTAGAAAATAagttaagaaaaatgaaatcatgAAGCTACATCATTGAACTTCAAAACACTACAAGGTAGAGATTATAATTCACCAGCATTCCTAAGAGAAATCATCCACCTCTGGTTAGTAGTCCAATTTCACATGCCAAAGCAATATCATCACTAGTCAATATGGTGGACTGAGCAACTTCTCTATGTCCCTTAACAAGATTAAAAAATTTGGTTGCATCGGCATTTTGCAACCTCAGATGAAAGTTTAGTAAATGGGACTAAACCTGAGTCAGGATATAGCTTTTCAATAAAGGTAACTTAGAATTAATTACAATATCCAATCCATCCTAATAAAATTTATCGAACATGAAGTGAAAATACACCAAACAAGTCAGTGGTAGcaatcaattcatcattcaCATGTGTTTAGACATGACTTCAACATGTTCCATTTAAAAAATGTCGTACTAAttaaatttttcacaaagtcgAGTCAAACCACAACCAACTCACAACAATAGCTTCAGCATGTTCTGTATAAACAATGTTGTGCTGAGTCCTTTTTGGAAGAGTCGAGTCAAACTACAAACAACTCACAACCTCCATTTTCAAGAACGAAAATTATCACACTTAATGCCATACACTGCTAGCAATCGACACTCATTTCTATACATCTGTTCAGAACTGGCCACATTATGTTTTACCTCTGTTGTGATAAATACTTGGACAGCTAGTCATCCAGTCAAACAATGAcaaatttaaaatcttttttcttttagctAAATATCTCACCCATAATTTTGAACGGTTAACCTCAAGAATAATGAAACGGAAGACAGAAATGAGAAACAACTAGGGGCAAAAATATATGTTCCATACACATAAGTATTTACTTTCTAGCCTAAGTTGCCACTTAACAAAAACTGGTACATGCTGACATGACAGAACACTGTGGCTACTGGCTAGTGAGGTCTGTTATATTCAACCAAAAAATCACAGAACCTTTTTGGAATCACCCACCGGATGGTTGCTTCAAGATCAATATAGATGGGCGCTCTTCAGGGATCCTGGTCATTCTGGAGCTGGAGGTATTTTTAGAGATCATCTAGATACTCCTCTGCGCTGTTTCTCCTCATATGAAGGTATTGCATCTAATTTTTGGGCTGAGTTTGTAGCTTTTCTTTGAAGCAATTCGAATTTCTATGACATTATATTTGTCGTGGATCTAGGTAATGTGACTCTCAATAGTAGTATCGTGTATTAAGAGAGAATCTATCCCGTGATGCTTTCTGCAAAGAGGTTGTTCTCTAAGAGCAATCTGGACAAGATTTCTTGGAAAATAACTTGTTGCTTCCATGAAGTTATTTCAATGGTGGATGCGTTGGCAAAGCAAGCTGTGGCTTCAAGAGCCACATCTATCTGGGAGGTCAcactcctcctttctctctaGATGACATAAGTTGGGATGCTCAAGAAAAGCCTCAGTCCACATTTAGCTGAGGTGTCATGTTTGTTTCGGTCTTCCtatctgctgatggccatgccgaaggtgtgGATAGGTAGGctgatgctttttttttttttttttttggggtgggggggtgagGGTGGGCATGATTTGACTTTATGCATTTTCTCATTCATTCTTACTAAagataggtaaaaaaaaaaaaaaaaagagataccAAAAGTGCTAGTTAATTATTACTGCTTTTTTTCCTCAGAAATGAGTACTAGCtctccaaccccccccccccaaaaaaaaaagaaaaaaagaaaaaaaggttataGAACCCATATCAAAGCCATACAGCTAACCATATGCAGAAATATGATTAAAGATTACATAGGTTTAGCATCCTTCAGGACAAGATCAGATTAAATCAAGACCTATGTAGCTGAGCgctttagttgggaaaaggcttagtTGTTGATGTTGATATATATCAAGACCTAGTACCCCCATCTATAATTATTAGAATCCAGTGAATTTTTGCAGGTCAAAAGCGGCTGGTACAAGAAGGGCATTCAACCCAAATTTCAGCCCTAACCAACCATTATTTTCTGAGATATAAATTCTCTCCTTTGGATCTATAAGTCGGAATTGatctaatatttttatttagtaTGCGTCCCAAATACTGATCTCTGGTTAGAAGTACAATTTCCTCCTAtgtggtttttcttcttctatttctattcaattttctacaacttcgCAGTTGTTCAATCAAGGATTCCTTGTCCATCCAACATCAAGAATATTGAGCAGTTTTTGCTACTTGACTACTAAAGAAACAACATGCTCAAAACCTTCAGCAAAATATTCAAGGATGGAATCTCCAGACTTTCCCTAATATCTCATTTGTTAACATTAAATTAAGCAACTCCTCCTAGGAAGAGTTTCAGAAGACCCTTCTATGTCAGCACACTCAGTAGACACTCAAATttcaaaggaaataaaaataaaggactTAATTTTTATGAATATGCTAACCCCTCAAATGAAGTCTCGAAAGACAACAACGTACAGCACGAATTGTTCCTTGCCAACCTCCCCACCAATTGCTGTAGCCATGACACTATGACAGCAAACGAAGCCTTCAATCTATTGATTCACCCAAAACGTACATGGTATACCCATAAATCCATCTTTCTCTTTGTCATGATTCAGGTATTAGAATATTGGACTGAAGTTTTTCATGCATAATAATAGACTATCAGAGTGAGCATCCTATAGCACAAAATTATATGAATGCTGACCCTGAATCTGAGGCTACAACCTCTGTCAGCCTATGTTATAATTTGATGGCTTTGCATTCATCAATTATCGTCATCAGCTGAATAAGATTTTGATGCATCGCATGTCCTTTTCCACTGTTAGTTTCAGACAAGTCTATAAGGAGGCAACATTCCTGATTTGTTCTAAAAAAAGTCAAAAGTTTAAGTGCAACCAAGAAGCAGTGGAAAGGCCACAGACCAAACTGTATGAGAAGTTTTACAGGAAATgttttattctaaaaataagGTAGAAGGGCCTACAAAACCAGAGCCTTAGGTTATCAATTACCAATTGTAGAAGAAAACGACAGAGGCAAATTCAACCACCACAACATTTGTGCCAGAGAAGGAATCATGTTATTATAGAAGTAAGCATGGTTGTCATGGAATCTGAGTtggaaaagggagaaaatcaaGGTGGCACCAGCATGGTGTCTGCTAGGCAACCATGGTGCCATTCCAGCAAAGGGTGCCTGGCAACTATGGAACTAGGTAAGGTTTAACCTATGGTTTGTCCTTACAAATATTTCATGAATCACAGTGATGAGCTCTCACGCACCACTGTTTTTCTCTTGCTCCCTTGATAAAAGACACGCCTCTGGATTTTGTGAATTCATCCAAATTATTGTCAATGGAGGTTCTCTCGTAGAAGGGCAGCAAGAATAGGAAGGATGACATCTGAGCTGAATACTGAATAGGAGTTATGCCTGTCATAAGTGATCGTATAGGTAAAATCGACTCAGATTATACGGCACTAAGAAGCAAAGACAGATGAATGCATGACTCGAGTATTTGCAAATTGGCAAAAGCATAAGGACAACAAAAGTTCTGAACATGACCTGGCTTGAAGTAATCAGAAATGACATCGGTGCTTAAAATCTCAAAGCTTCAACAGTTTCAAATAGGGATAATCATGCAACAGGACCTGTGgggggtatgatgtcttgtattaaGGCGCTTGCTTTTGTGGACAGACTCCGAACAACTGGCCCGACACCTTATTGGCCCAACTTGCGCATTATTTTCGTTACAGGGGCCTCAACAAACTGGTGGGTTCACGGTGGGGAGGTTACAGGGCCGCCATCCCCCAGAATTTTTTTAGGCTTCATGGCTATTTTCAGTATTATATGTGTCTATGCAGGGTTTGCTATATGGTAGCGAGATGGTTTACTCTGTAATCTGATACAGGCGTAACCCTATTTACCATTACTAGTGAAGCATAATCTTATCTCAACAAGTAGACAATCTTACCTAACCTAGTAAATCTTTTGAATTGTGTGATTATATATTTGTGATTTCTAATCTTTTTTGAATAGCGTTAGGTTTTCGTCTCTACAGGACCAGCCAACTACTATGTCTATGCTCCCAAGGGGATGGTAGACTTGAGTAGCGTgcttaaaatatataatttttatttcctagtCCTTAGATAGTTGAATGATAAAGAGCAACTCCAAGTTACTATGGTAGATGTAATGTTGATTCCAACCTAATAAATTTGCGGGATTGACGCAACCAAAACTAAGACAGAATTCACAGTTTCTGCAACAATCTtcgcacccaaaaaaaaaatcgaaaaggGGAATTAGTAGAAAAACGAATATACCAGAGACATCGTGAACAAAAACATTTTCTCCCAGATTCCAAATTATTCCATTCTTTGGTGATAAAATCGAACTTAACAAAAACCGATTATAAGATAATCCAAATCCCAAAATCAAGAAACTACACAACAAAAATCAAACTACGAGGtgggaaacaaagaaataacagaTGATACTCCCAaggtataaaaggagaaagaaagtaaagaaaaccTTGATTAGACATACAATTTTAGTTGTAGTAGAGTTCGAGGCCCATTCCGTCATGAATCTCGTAGTCTTTGAGGGTGATATGATCCTTGTAGATGTTATACCACTTCTGAATCCTGATCTTTTCAGCTCTCGTCCCCGTCTGAGCAGCGACAAGCTTCTTCAGGTCTCCGATCGTATCATCATCGTTGCACTTAACCCTAACCTTCTTTCCCAGCCGATCGTTCAATACTACTTCGATCATCTTCGCTACTTTCGCTTCTCTCCTTTGCTCTTCACCTCCGAAGTCGAAAGACTTGAACCGCAAGAAATCGAAGATCAGAATGGAAGAATACGCGTCCAAGAGTCCAGACCTCCTTTGCTCGGAGCAGCCGTTGTATATAGGGGTTGTTGGTAAGTCCCAATCCCGTATTCGAAAGATTTTGGACTCTAGATTGTTCTAACGAGTAAAAATTCGACACGTTTCTTAATCGAACGATCTTGGTTATCCCAATAGCACATCTTGTGGTTAGAATTCTTTTGTACACAGTAGTACACAACATAACATAGATGGGTTTGGTTTGACTTGACCTCCTTAAGGAATGAATCGATTGGACCAACTGATCAAAAAATTGGATCGATTGGAATCTTTATCGGTTTGATGAACCAATTGAAGCAGAAAAGCAAACCAAACCGGAAAACCTGATAAAAACCAAATCATTTTATAAAGAAACATGTTTTCTCATTATTTGTGGAGTcctaggcaccgtttgacaacgttccgtttctgtagtttctgcattttcttgttcctagaaatggagaaatacCCTAAAAAGTGTTTGACAAAGTTGCTCCGTTTcatccgtttctagaaacataaatcaaaatttatgcctatttacaattctagaaacgactttgatgaaacaagtccaacatgtttcatcgtttctataaacgaatttgagaggaaaaaaaaaagctattgtgcccgataaatttctcaattatttaaacccaaaaagagACAACCGAAGCCTCTCGCCATTTTGGGCATCCGAtaatactattgggttttttagtggcattatattTACAAAAACTGTTTCGAGAAAgaggtttatcaaacatcaaaaatttggtttttgtttcaagaaatgtgaaaagccgtttctgctgtttcttgacacagaaacaataaaaacattatcaaattgTGCCTTAGGCATCACTATGTCTGGAGAAATATAATGCTTCCCtatttgtcacttttttttttaatgcaaaatctTATTGCATTGATGATCGATTACAAGTCAAGGCATTGGCTTAGTAGAGCTAATTCAGCCTAGGAGTAGATTGAGGCCATACTATCCTACACCAGACGGGCATGCCTCTCCTTGTAAGGGTGTCAGCAATACCATTAACAACCCTTGAAACATAAGAAAATGAACACTCTACAGGGCTAGCACACATGAACCTGATATCCTCAATGATAGGCCGGATTTGAAAAGAAACATAGCTGGAGTTGTTTAAAATAGTAGTAATTACCTCTAGGTTGTGTGCCACCTAGTCCATGTGATAAAGACTCCACATACATTTCAATTATGTCATATTTTAGTTCAAAGTAAActcagattttttatttatttattttattttattatggaTAGTTAGGCCTTAAGAAGAGTTGAGCTCATGACTTCTATTGCTCTTTACCAATTGAACAACCTTCCTTTGTGGTTAAATTAGGAAAGTTGCTCAAATTCTAAAACTATCAATTGAAGCTGAatataaaataaagtggctCTTTTATGGTTTTAGCtgtttcttctcattttaaGTTGGGACTGTATCGATGAGATACTTGTTGCTTGCGTCATCCTTTATCACATAGATTAACCCATATACTGCCATGTGGCAATAAgtgaaaaaacataaattttcactaAGCATAATGATGGCTGAGAAAGAAAACCTTAAGGGTAGTAATCTATTTCACAATGAAAGGTgatgttttaaaaaaatcacGAGATAAACACACAAGCTGTTCAATTttatggttcttttttttttttttttaatctaaattgTCTATTCTCACTCAAAGTTTGGAGAGTGCATAATAATGCTAAAAGATTTAGGTACACATGCATAGACATATACCATAAATGTGCCAATTGAAAGTATATGATTAATTAGACTCAGAAATTTAACATGAGACTAAAATACCGAAACTAAATTAATAACAACTTGATAATGGACAAAAATGAGCCCATTAAATCAACCAAGTAaacttaacaatttttttttatttggccTAATGGTAGAGAGCGAAAATggaccatttgacacccctacaatcAATATACACACCCTTTTTATATATGTTGGGCTTAGCAgcatatatataaaaagagtATGGAAGGTCAATATGTTGGGCTTAGCAGCATATATAAAAGAGTATAGAAGGCCAACATGTTGGGCTCATTTCAAAATCTTGTTCTTCCAATGGCTTGATTCAAAGTCAAACCCTAGTTGCAGGGGCCAATATGTTGGGCCTAGCAGCTTGGACCATCTGGAGTAAATCTGGTGATTCCCAAAGTGATTTaccaaattttaaaacaatgCATTGTTATTGAGCCAATGGAATCAATTCTTAACCTAGCTTATCCAATAAACAACCTGAATTCCAGTTTGGGCTATTAGccaaattatttattttggttgagCTTGAGATTACCCTTAAAGCCAATAGAGATGCACAACACCATCCTCAACCCATTAGGTTTCTACATTTACAAGGGTTTATTCCTCTTCTTTTGCTAACTACGAACCACTCGAAGCCTGATTTTAAGGTTTAGATCCAAGGGTAAATCCTAGTCATACGCGATTACACCTAACCTGTGTAATATATCAGTCGTGAGGAGACTTATGCTGGAGACTTCTGTTAACACAAAGCGTGTTATTATGATgttaataaaaattgatttattATGCATAAGATTAAGCAGGGAGCAAGGTTTTAAAAGATACTAAAAAAAAGATACCCAGATCACTATGTttggggtagaaatcgtctgaaattctcttcatgtacaattccatacaattccaccataaatggctgacacgtgtaaatatttCATATCTATGGTTCAGATTGTATTATGATTGATTAACATTATATTATGATTAattaatctgaaccgtagatatggaatatttacacgtgtcaaCCATTTAGGGTGAAATTGTATAAAATTatacaagatgagaatttcagacgatttctacccctaTGTTTGTAACCTCTGACACAGTACAAGCGGGTCTCCTGACGTCAAGGAACACaagtggaaaagaaaaatcagacaATTAACGAACTTAACTGAACTACAACCACAGAAAGTGAGAGAAAAAAAGTAACGGCAACCTGCAACCTGCAACCTGCAACCTGCAACCTGCAACCCCATGTCTGGAGGAAAAGAGGGAGTGGTCCACAGAAAGTGGTCCACCACCTTATcccttttcctccatcttcaCTGGAAACCCACCTTTCATTTTGGAAGTCAAGTAAGAAACATATACCGGCTCAAACCCCTCCTCCACTACCACCGGCACAACCCTGAACCGGCTCAACACACCAGCGACCACCCTCTTCATCTGCAAGAACGCCATATCCTTCCCTAAACATATCCTCGGCCCTGCTTGGAACACCGGATAAGTATATGGATCCCTCCCTACAAAACTCCATTtccctccctcttcctctctcatcAGCCACCTCTCCGGCTTAAATTCCGACCAATCTGATCCCCAAACCTCCTCCATCCTTCCCATGGCATAAGGATGATAAATCACTGTCATTCCTTTCTTCACAATGGTTCCATCTGGTAACACATCGTCTCCTGCGGCCTCCTTGGTATCACTTGGAACTGGTGGGTACAAACGCATGCTCTCGCAAAGGGCGGCATGAGTATACACCATGTCCTTCACTTCATCATAATCAAGTTCTTCTCGCTTCTCCCTTATCTCCTTTACTATCTCATCTTCTACACGAGAATTCCCAGAAATTAACCAGAAAAACCAAGTTAAAGCCGCCGATGTAGTATCCCGTCCGGCTAAAATGAAGCTAATCACCATATCTGTAACAAAATTCTCATCCAAATGCCCAGAACACAAGATTCTCGAGAGGAGATCTGAAGTTTCTAACGAAGATCTTTCTTTAAGCTCACGTTTCTTTTCGTTTACAACCTCCCCTGCAAACCCACGAACTCGCGAGGTTGCCAATCGGAGCTGTCTCTCATGCCCTATACCCAGTGCCCGTTTCAGCTTCCATAGAGCCGGGAATGCGCAGTTCATCCGTATCCCGCTTATCAGTACAGCCTCATCAAATGCGGCAGCGAATTCAGCTTTTGGGAGTGAAGGTGATAAGTACTCTGGATCGAACCCAAAAGCAATTTTACAGATATTGTCGAACGCAAACCTTTGCAGAATGTCTTGTAGATCAAGAACGGACTTCTCAGCAGCGGCATTTGAGAGGATAGGTACCAGGCGTTCTGATAGTTCGGATTCAACAACAGATTCGACAAATTTGCGAAGCGATTTGGTGTTGAATTCATGGCTAGAGATTTGTCTCTGAAATTTCCAGTTACCACCGTCGGCATTGAGGATGCCGGAACCGAGGAAATCTGAGAGACTCTGGCGAACGAAGCCACCTTTGGGGTAGAGATAGAATTGGGTCTTGAGAATGTGTTGGACATTAGAAGGGTTAGCAGTAAAGATCCTTGAATCACCAAAAGCACGACGAAGAACGAAGGTTTTGGTTGGGGAGTGTTTGAGAACATCTGTGATCCATTGGTTCCGCCGCTTCTCGTTCACAAAAATGGCGATTGATGAACCGATCAATGGGTAAGATCTGGGTAGTTTATTAGACTGTGAAGAGGATTTTTTACTACCCAGAAAGCTACTGAGAGTgttaatgaagaagaaaacaaagattgggagaaggaagaagaggagaaatgaAGCTAATAACCCAACCTGTAACATTTTCTATGATCTCCAATACACTTCTCTATCTTTAACTGCCTCTAACGTGGTTTCCGTTAAAATATATATAGCAGAGGATTGGGCCACCAGGCTGATCCGCTCTGATGTGGATCGggttctcgtatgagaaccAATCCGAATTCTCTACAATTCCCTCAAAGTGCATTAGgtgtaattttcccttaatcTGGCTACATGTCTCTCTACTGTCTACAGACGTGGACCACCACGATTAGGTGAGAGAAATCTGAGGGCAAGCTGGGTACAGATCTAGAAAAAAACCAACCCAATCCATCCTCTGCAGGATCTACTGCAAAGGGGCTTCGTCTTCTCTGGTGAGGTATCTGTCTTTATCTCTTTTTACAGTGATTTACCCACTTTCGTTGAATGAAGCCCCTTTGCAATGGATCCCTTTGTAGAGAATGGATcgggttgtttttttttttagatccaGACCCAGTTTGCACGTCGGTAGAAACACGTATCGTAGAGAAGAATTACACCTAATTGCACCTCCAAAGAATTGTAGAAGATCTCAATATAAGGCGTGTTTCATAAGTAAAACGTgtatgaaaaaggaaaattgtaGACTGGCAATAAACCTTATAAATAACGAAACACATGGGGAAGGCCGACTTCGCCATAGcctaaataaataactaaacacATGGGGAAGGTCGACATCGCCATGGATCaaaattctctgtttttctcattcctgtTTTTCTACAATACGACACGTGAACAACAGATGATCCAACGGttaaggttgggtgaggattattacatctggtgcgttgatcttaaaattgtccacgtgtcgtgttttGTAGAtagtaaaacaagaaaaaacatggatgaaaaAAGCAGAAGATTATTTTCCCGTCGCCATAGCCTAACTGTTTGACGCAGATCAGTTGAGAGCGTCTAGATGGTTGGGCAGATTAACTCTCTTCAAGTGCATCATAGATGTTTCCCACTAGTATA
This Macadamia integrifolia cultivar HAES 741 chromosome 10, SCU_Mint_v3, whole genome shotgun sequence DNA region includes the following protein-coding sequences:
- the LOC122092117 gene encoding ubiquitin-like protein 5 — encoded protein: MIEVVLNDRLGKKVRVKCNDDDTIGDLKKLVAAQTGTRAEKIRIQKWYNIYKDHITLKDYEIHDGMGLELYYN
- the LOC122090894 gene encoding cytochrome P450 94A2-like — encoded protein: MLQVGLLASFLLFFLLPIFVFFFINTLSSFLGSKKSSSQSNKLPRSYPLIGSSIAIFVNEKRRNQWITDVLKHSPTKTFVLRRAFGDSRIFTANPSNVQHILKTQFYLYPKGGFVRQSLSDFLGSGILNADGGNWKFQRQISSHEFNTKSLRKFVESVVESELSERLVPILSNAAAEKSVLDLQDILQRFAFDNICKIAFGFDPEYLSPSLPKAEFAAAFDEAVLISGIRMNCAFPALWKLKRALGIGHERQLRLATSRVRGFAGEVVNEKKRELKERSSLETSDLLSRILCSGHLDENFVTDMVISFILAGRDTTSAALTWFFWLISGNSRVEDEIVKEIREKREELDYDEVKDMVYTHAALCESMRLYPPVPSDTKEAAGDDVLPDGTIVKKGMTVIYHPYAMGRMEEVWGSDWSEFKPERWLMREEEGGKWSFVGRDPYTYPVFQAGPRICLGKDMAFLQMKRVVAGVLSRFRVVPVVVEEGFEPVYVSYLTSKMKGGFPVKMEEKG